In one window of Microtus pennsylvanicus isolate mMicPen1 chromosome 2, mMicPen1.hap1, whole genome shotgun sequence DNA:
- the Adra2b gene encoding alpha-2B adrenergic receptor: MDHQEPYSVQATAAIASAITFLILFTIFGNALVILAVLTSRSLRAPQNLFLVSLAAADILVATLIIPFSLANELLGYWYFWRTWCEVYLALDVLFCTSSIVHLCAISLDRYWAVSRALEYNSKRTPRRIKCIILTVWLIAAVISLPPLIYKGDQRPEPHGLPQCELNQEAWYILASSIGSFFAPCLIMILVYLRIYVIAKRSHCRGLRAKRGSGEGESKQPHPVAGGAPTSAKVPTLASPLSSVGEANGHPKPPREEEGETPEDPESRSLPPSWSALPRSGQGQKEGIGGATAEEAAEEEDEEEVEECEPQTLPASPASVCSPPLQQPQASRVLATLRGQVLLGRTVGAASGQWWRRRAQLSREKRFTFVLAVVIGVFVVCWFPFFFSYSLGAICPQRCKVPHGLFQFFFWIGYCNSSLNPVIYTIFNQDFRRAFRRILCRQWTQTAW, from the coding sequence ATGGACCACCAAGAGCCCTACTCGGTGCAAGCCACCGCCGCCATCGCGTCAGCCATCACCTTCCTCATCCTGTTCACCATTTTCGGCAACGCACTGGTCATTCTGGCTGTGTTGACCAGCCGCTCACTCCGTGCACCACAAAACCTGTTTCTGGTGTCACTGGCAGCCGCGGACATCCTAGTGGCCACCCTTATCATCCCTTTCTCTCTGGCCAACGAGCTGTTAGGCTACTGGTACTTTTGGCGCACATGGTGCGAGGTCTACCTGGCGCTGGATGTGCTCTTCTGTACCTCCTCCATCGTGCACCTGTGTGCCATCAGTCTGGACCGATACTGGGCAGTGAGCCGAGCACTGGAGTACAACTCCAAGCGCACCCCGCGCCGCATCAAATGCATCATCCTCACGGTGTGGCTCATTGCAGCCGTCATTTCTCTGCCACCCCTCATCTACAAGGGCGATCAGCGCCCGGAGCCTCACGGACTCCCCCAGTGTGAGCTCAACCAAGAGGCCTGGTACATCTTGGCTTCCAGCATCGGATCGTTCTTTGCTCCCTGCCTCATCATGATCCTCGTCTACCTGCGAATCTATGTAATTGCCAAACGCAGCCACTGCCGAGGTCTCAGGGCCAAGAGGGGCTCTGGGGAGGGGGAGTCCAAACAGCCCCATCCTGTCGCTGGGGGAGCTCCAACCTCAGCTAAGGTGCCAACCCTGgcctctcctctgtcttctgtgggTGAGGCCAATGGACACCCCAAACCTccaagggaggaggagggggagacccCTGAAGATCCTGAGTCCAGGTCTTTGCCACCCAGCTGGTCTGCCCTTCCCAGATCAGGCCAGGGCCAGAAGGAGGGCATTGGTGGGGCAACGGCAGAGGAGGCAGCtgaagaggaggatgaagaggaggtggaagagtGCGAACCCCAAACACTGCCAGCATCTCCTGCCTCGGTATGCAGCCCACCCTTGCAGCAGCCTCAGGCTTCCCGGGTGTTGGCCACACTCCGTGGCCAGGTGCTTCTGGGCAGGACTGTGGGTGCTGccagtgggcagtggtggcgacGCCGGGCACAGCTGAGCCGGGAGAAGAGGTTCACCTTTGTGCTGGCAGTGGTCATTGGCGTTTTTGTTGTCTGCTGGTTTCCCTTCTTCTTCAGCTACAGCCTGGGGGCCATCTGCCCACAGCGCTGCAAGGTACCGCATGGCCTCTTCCAGTTCTTCTTCTGGATCGGCTACTGCAACAGCTCCCTGAACCCTGTTATCTACACCATCTTCAACCAGGACTTCCGACGTGCCTTTCGAAGGATCCTTTGCCGGCAGTGGACCCAGACTGCCTGGTGA